TGTCCCGTGTGTCCAATCTGCTTCGTGCCTTTTTAGTCCACCTCTTCTTTCAATTTCTTCAATAATTTCTCTATGAATCGTTTGTCCTTCGCTATTAAGATAAGGCATGATTTGTTGTAAGGAATGATGAAAGTAGGCTAATTCTTCTTTTTTCCAGTCCTGTTTTTGAATCATTGACAGCTCAGTCATATCTCTTCCTACATACATTTTTCTTTCCTCCTATTGGGTTAGTGCTGACGTTGATGTTACGCCGTCCTCACCTTCTTAAAATTGTTTAAACAACTTCTATAAAATCTTTTTTATTGTTAGAAAGAATGAATGAACTTATGCAAGTGTGCGATTTTATTGGGTATTATTTCCTAAAAAAACTTGGATAGTGAAATTGCCTGTTGGACATTCTAATTTTCGTGGAGGTGAAAAAGCGATGGCATATAAAAATCAACAAAACCAAAAGCAACAACAACCACAATACGGAAAGACAAACGCTCAACATGTGAAGCAACAAAACGCTGCTGCTGCTCAAGGACAGTATGGTACAGAGTATGCTGCTGAAACGGATGCTGCTCATGTGAAACAACAAAATGCAAAAGCTGAGCAAAACAAACAACAAAACTCTTAAGATTAAAGGGCTGACACTTCGTCAGCTCTTTTATTATAAGATCAGAAAGTATAAATTTTGTCCTTTATAAGAGAGTGCTTTCATCGTTGTCTAGCTCCATCGCCCAGCAACTCGTAAGTTTTTCGACGCACAGAAAGTGCAAGCATCATCGTTGTCCACAGGACGTGGACGTCTTTAGATGATGTTCCATTTGTCTATGATAAGTCAACATCGAAGCCTGCGGCTTTTCGTGTTTCCTTTATCTCATACGGAGTGCTCAAGCCCCTTCGTTGCTAAACGGGCGCTTGCGCTTTTCTTATTTTTTTTAAAAACTCTTCTCTTCACCTCATTATATTAAATAAATGTAATAAATAGACTGCATAAGGTGTATTTCCAACCCATACGACATACAGTAGTAACTAATGAAAAAAATCCGACACTTTCCAATAATCTACATAACTTGTCAAAGGAAGTTTTTTAAGAAGAAAGAACATAAAGAGAGGAAGGTTTTTAGTTGTTCAATAATTCCCAATGAACAGGACATTATATGAAATATTTAAACATAACGATTTTATTTTCTATACCTAGCTTTAGCTTGCGTAGCAGGTGTTGTGGTATAAAAGCATTTCTTTTAGTTGGCTTTAGCCGATAAAACTCGTAGGCGGTTAAGTCCGCCAACGAGAAACCTTCGAACTTTAGTGCGTAGTCGTTTATTGTAATTTGAAGTAAAACAAGTATATTAGAGGGAGGAGAAACATTTGAATCAATTTGACTGCTTGGTGTTAGAGCAGCTTAAGACTATGAACGAATTGAACTGCAAGAGTTATATGAAAACCCCCATTGCCGCTCACCATATGAACAAAAAGAAATAGAGAAATGCTTAGAAGCTCTTCAAAATCAATTTGACCAACTAACAAAAGAAGTGATTCATATGTATCAGAAAGAGAAAGTTACTTCTAATTACAAAACGGAAGCATGAGTGTGATTAAATTTTATATACTCTCCTGGAAAGTCAGATGAAGATCTGATATTTAAAGGAGAGTTTTTTGTGAATTTTTTTAGCTGGACAACAATATTATTGAAAATGGGGAACTTTTTTAGTATCATTTTCTTTTTTCGCTTCCAGCAGTTATAATAAAAAATGATATATAGTACTGTAATTAAAATAGAAAATAAGGTGAATGAGTATAGCGTCCACTATGAAGTGAGGGAAAAACGATGGGCTTGCCCAAGGAAGGAGATACAATTCAAATACATAGCTACAAACATAATGGGTATATTCATAGGATATGGCATGAATCAACCATTTTAAAAGGGTCAAAACATTTAGTCATCGGCGGGAATGATCGAACGATTGTGAAAGAGTCTGATGGACGAACATGGATGACTCGGGAGCCAGCTATTTGTTATTTTCATGCGAGGCATTGGTTCAATATTATTGCTATGATCCGTGCAGATGGTATTTATTATTACTGCAATATGAGTTCCCCGTTTGTTTGGGATGAAGAAGCTTTAAAGTATATTGATTATGACTTAGATGTCAAAGTATTTCCAGATATGACATTTCAAATACTTGATGAAGATGAATATGACCGTCACAGGCAGGAAATGAGTTATCCACAAGAGATTGATAAAATATTAAGTAGGCAAATGCAACTTTTAATTTATTGGATACGTTCTAAAAAAGGGCCTTTTGCACCGGACTTTTGTGACCATTGGTATGAAAGGTTTTTGACCTATTGTTGAAATGCTCCTTCTGACATGAGGGAGTTTTTTGTTTGATTGGAATTAGGGGGAAAAGGGAAGGGTTTTTATATGAATTCAGTTAAACGATACTTACAATTTGTTCAACCATATAAAAAACAAATCTTTTGGACGATTGTGATAGGAATTTTTAAATTTGGTATCCCATTATTAATACCTCTTATTTTACAATATGTTATTGACGATCTAGTTGGTGGAAGTGGGACTGTTGATGAAAGGACCTCGCAATTAATATGGTTGATGGCTGGCTTATTTATTTTATTTGCTATCGTTAGACCGCCAATTGAATATTATCGTCAATATTTTGCACAATGGACTTCTAGTAAAATATTGTATGATATTCGTGAGAAACTTTTCTCACACTTGCAACAGTTAAGCCTTAAATATTACGCAAATACTCGAGCTGGTGAAGTCATATCAAGAGTCATTAATGATGTTGAACAAACGAAAACATTTGTGATTACAGGATTAATGAACATATGGTTGGATTTGATTACAATTGTGATTGCAATCGCAATCATGTTAACAATGGACATTAAGTTAACGATTGTTTCCATTTTGTTGTTTCCTCTCTATGGATTTTCCATTAAGTTCTTTTATGGCAGGTTGCGTCAGTTAACTCGCGTCCGTTCTCAAGCTCTTGCACAAGTTCAAGGGTATCTACATGAACGTGTGAGTGGTATGCCTGTTATTAGAAGCTTTGCCATAGAAAAAGAAGAACAGGAACGTTTTAATTATGAAAATGAACATTTTTTAAATAGAGCGATTGACCATACAAAATGGAATGCTCTTACCTTTTCAGTTGTTAATACAATTACAGAGCTGGCTCCTTTACTTGTTATCGGGGTGGCTGGGTATGAAGTCATCCAAGGGAATATGACAGTTGGTACGATGGTAGCTTTTGTCACGTATATCGACCGATTGTATAATCCATTAAGGCGGCTTATAAATTCATCTACCACTCTTACTCAAAGTATCGCCTCTATGGATCGAGTTTTTGAGTTATTAGATGAAAAGTATGATATTGAAGATAAAGAAGACGCCATTGAACCTGCGCACTTAACTGGAAAAGTTGAGTTTAGAAATGTTCATTTTAAATATCAAGACAATGAACCTTATGTATTAAAGGGAATAAACTTGAAAGTTGAACCTGGAGAGACCGTTGCTTTTGTAGGTATGAGTGGTGGCGGTAAGTCAACATTAATCAGTTTAATCCCGAGGTTTTACGATGCCACAGAGGGAAGCATTTTAGTCGATGATTTAGATATTCGTGATTTAAAATCACAAAGTTTACGAAATCAAAT
This portion of the Bacillus carboniphilus genome encodes:
- a CDS encoding gamma-type small acid-soluble spore protein produces the protein MAYKNQQNQKQQQPQYGKTNAQHVKQQNAAAAQGQYGTEYAAETDAAHVKQQNAKAEQNKQQNS
- the ntdP gene encoding nucleoside tri-diphosphate phosphatase, coding for MGLPKEGDTIQIHSYKHNGYIHRIWHESTILKGSKHLVIGGNDRTIVKESDGRTWMTREPAICYFHARHWFNIIAMIRADGIYYYCNMSSPFVWDEEALKYIDYDLDVKVFPDMTFQILDEDEYDRHRQEMSYPQEIDKILSRQMQLLIYWIRSKKGPFAPDFCDHWYERFLTYC
- a CDS encoding ABC transporter ATP-binding protein — its product is MNSVKRYLQFVQPYKKQIFWTIVIGIFKFGIPLLIPLILQYVIDDLVGGSGTVDERTSQLIWLMAGLFILFAIVRPPIEYYRQYFAQWTSSKILYDIREKLFSHLQQLSLKYYANTRAGEVISRVINDVEQTKTFVITGLMNIWLDLITIVIAIAIMLTMDIKLTIVSILLFPLYGFSIKFFYGRLRQLTRVRSQALAQVQGYLHERVSGMPVIRSFAIEKEEQERFNYENEHFLNRAIDHTKWNALTFSVVNTITELAPLLVIGVAGYEVIQGNMTVGTMVAFVTYIDRLYNPLRRLINSSTTLTQSIASMDRVFELLDEKYDIEDKEDAIEPAHLTGKVEFRNVHFKYQDNEPYVLKGINLKVEPGETVAFVGMSGGGKSTLISLIPRFYDATEGSILVDDLDIRDLKSQSLRNQIGLVHQDNFLFSESIKDNILIGKPHASGEEVIEAAKAANAHDFISSLPNGYETRVGERGVKLSGGQKQRVAMARVFIKNPPLLILDEATSALDLESEQFIQEALDVLAKNRTTFVIAHRLSTITHADKIVLIEDGGITEMGTHQQLMAKKGNYFNLFQIQQLE